Within Vicia villosa cultivar HV-30 ecotype Madison, WI linkage group LG1, Vvil1.0, whole genome shotgun sequence, the genomic segment AATAGCTAGCGCAGCAATGTGGTTGTTGTGAGGCCCACCTTGCAATGATGGAAAAACAGCAAAATTTATCTTTTCTTCAAAGTCATATTGATCACTTTCATGTCCCTGAATAAGTATCCCTCTTTTCCTTGGTTTCGTTCCCTTTCGGAAAAAAATTATACCACCCCTAGGACCACGAAGACTCTTGTGAGTGGTCGATGTAACAACATCGCAATAATCAAAAGGGTTCACACACTCCTGCAAAGACCATAAAACCGTATTGTTAAAGAAAATGATGAGCATACATCTACAAAAGTGAAAGCATTccattaattaaatatttctgCAAAAGGCAATAATTCCACCCATCCAGAAAATGGTCGATGACATTAAAATTAACACGGGCAAAACTTGATTTAGGATTagcaaaaaatttaattaaaactaGCTGACACCTATGGATCCAAATAGTTGCATCAAGTCACCAAAAATAAGCAGAAATCTGTAGAGTAATAGTCCATGATGCAAACTACTAATCACAATAAAGGGAGACTGCCATtaattcaaaccaaactcaataacTGTTAAGAGTGCAAAATGCAGGTTAACTTTTGGTTTTTATGATGAAATGACGAAGAATCATACAAAATAAATGTAAGAAAAAACAATCACAAGTGCTACAATCCCATAAGCCATAAACAAATGCAATCAGTAACTTCCATGAATGACCACCAACACAATCCGTGACTAAATTTTAAGAGTCAAACACACACCTTGGCTGCAATTATCCCACTAATCTGAGCAATGTCGCCCAATAACACGGATCCGCATTTATCTGCAATGTGTCTAAACCTAGCATAATCCCATTCTCGAGGATAAGAGCTCCCGCCACAAATAAGTATCTTAGGACGAAAATCAAGTGCCCTTTCCTCAAGCTTATCATAATCAATAAAACCCGATTGAGGATTAATCTTGTAAGGTAAACTCTCAAAAAATATAGAAGCACTCGAAATTTTTTTCCCATTCGGAGTATAGTATCCATGACTAGTATTCCCTCCACAAGGAGTATCCAACCCCATGATCCGATCCCCGGGCGACAACAATCCAGTATACACAGCAAAATTAGCAGAAGTACACGAATACGGCTGCACATTCACACCCCAACACTTAGGATCAAGATTAAACGCTTTCAACGCACGCTCACAACAAAGCGTTTCAATCTCATCTATATACTGATTCCCTCCATAGTATCGCGCACCCGGCATTCCCTCAGAGTATTTATTAGTCAAATGACTTCCCAACGCTTCCATCACAGCCCTACACACGAAATTCTCCGAAGCAATCAATTCAATCCCTTTAAACTGacgattcttctccttctccatTATCGCGAATACATCAGGATCCGCAGACTGCAACGGTTGATCTCCCCACAATCGAACCGCAACCTTCCGCGACTCCAGATCATGATCCACTGAAGCTCTCTTAGTCGCGATGATTGTAGAAGAATCGCAATCCCTTCGTCTTTTCAGACACATAGAATGACCTAGAATCCGAAACTCCTCAACTTCTCTATCATCTTCTTCGTTGATATTCAAATCGGTGTCGATACTCCCGTTCTCTTTCTCCGTCTGCGGTTCCATGAGCTGGAGAGGAACCGTAGGAACCGGATGAGACGGATCGCGAAAACTCGATTCGAGATGAAGCGAAATCGAGTCGTCGGGAATCGGAGGACGGCGAGGCGGTGAAGCGTGGGAAGATGAAAAGGTGAGAGATAAATTGGATTGATGATGAGATAGGTCCATCGAAGATCGAAAAACGGTGGAATGAAATGAAATTGATTAACAACAACAAcgagaacaacaagaacaaaattGATGATAGATTTTACAGTTGCAGTGATGGTTGAGTAGAGATTGTGTGGGGAAAATTGAAGAATAGGACATTGAGATTTTGCAGAGAGAGAAGAAATTGAAGAAGTGaggatgaggaagaagaagaagaagaagaaaaccctaaccctaatgaATAACCCTAATATTAAGAAGAATCGAGTTTTGAAGGGTTGGGGGATGAACCTGGACGCTGATGATGCTTTGCTGTATAAATTTGGAGTGTCGTGTATTTTTCACAAACTTATTTGATATGCAAAAAGAGACACGGTTAATTAATTATAACCGTATGTATGACGCGTTTTTTTCACGAAtttaattatatgtaatattttatataatcataattatatgtctgtgtttttttcaTGAATTTAATTGATATGTAAAAGACACTGTTTTTTAATCAAAATGGTATGTCGTGTTTTTTTTACGAATTTTATTGATATGCAAAAGACACGGTTGATTAATCGAAATGGTATGTTTTGTTTTTTTCACGGATTTAATTGATATGCAAAAGACACGGTTGATTAATCGAAACGGTATGTCGTGTTTTTTTCACGAATTTATTTGATATGTAAAAGACACAGTTAATCGGTATATCATATTTTTTTCACGAATTTAATTATATGTAAACACTCTATCAAACACTCTCTATTTTATTCGTTAAAAGATGTGTGGATCTTACCACTTTATGTGAGACCTATCATTAaatcattaaatataataaagcaaaaggagTTATTTGGCAAGTTTGTCATTTGTCAATCATTTAGAGTGCTTGCTATTTTAAAACTTGTTGTTAATAGTAACCTTTCTATAAttatctttaattattttttaaatatttttctaactatttttttattgttttaaattaattattcattattaataattaattaaattgggcTTGGAAACAAACAAATTCTTTGCCGATTCTTCTCCCATTTTGGTTTCTTAAAACAAGCAAATCATTGAGAATAACCAAGTCATTTGTCCACGTCCAATTTGGGGTTCTCAATATAAACCCTAGAATTCCTTATCtgaacacaaacaacaacttTTCCGGTTCACTTTTAAATGGGTTTCTCCATGCAAACCCTTAAATTATAATTTCTCTTCTATTAATTTCTAATCATCAATGTCATTTCTTCAGTTTCcaagtaattttttttcaatttctgtTGATTTTACACTTCCAAGTAATACAAATAGGAACAATTTATTCTCCCATTTCACACTTCTTTCGATACTTCCAATTGCAGAAACGTTGAAAGCACCGTTTTATATACCAACACACACAACTTCGAGATTCATTTTCTACTGAATCTCAATGGGATTTCACAATTGTTGCAGCAGGATTTGTAAGCAATtctttttcacactttttctGTCATTTGTTAATTTTCTTTGTTTCATTTGGTTTTTAGCTGATTTTGGAAATATGAACAGGTAACAAGTTTA encodes:
- the LOC131645186 gene encoding serine hydroxymethyltransferase 7-like, which codes for MDLSHHQSNLSLTFSSSHASPPRRPPIPDDSISLHLESSFRDPSHPVPTVPLQLMEPQTEKENGSIDTDLNINEEDDREVEEFRILGHSMCLKRRRDCDSSTIIATKRASVDHDLESRKVAVRLWGDQPLQSADPDVFAIMEKEKNRQFKGIELIASENFVCRAVMEALGSHLTNKYSEGMPGARYYGGNQYIDEIETLCCERALKAFNLDPKCWGVNVQPYSCTSANFAVYTGLLSPGDRIMGLDTPCGGNTSHGYYTPNGKKISSASIFFESLPYKINPQSGFIDYDKLEERALDFRPKILICGGSSYPREWDYARFRHIADKCGSVLLGDIAQISGIIAAKECVNPFDYCDVVTSTTHKSLRGPRGGIIFFRKGTKPRKRGILIQGHESDQYDFEEKINFAVFPSLQGGPHNNHIAALAIALKQVATPEYKAYMQQVKKNAQALACALLRRKCRLVTGGTDNHLLLWDLRPLGLTGKFYEKVCEACHITLNKIAIYGDNGTIIPGGVRIGTPAMTSRGCLEADFETMADFLFRAAQIANMLQREHGKLQNAIYKVLESNRDIIELRARVEAFATQFALPGYDI